The following coding sequences lie in one Frigoribacterium sp. SL97 genomic window:
- a CDS encoding flagellar biosynthesis protein FlhA produces the protein MKSTLPKLAVPVGIVGIVLLLVVPVPAPMLDVLIILNILLALVILLTTLFVKKPLDFSVFPSLLLVATLFRLGLNVASTRLVLGDGFAGDVIAAFGHVAVSGSIIIGSVIFLILVVIQFVVVTKGAERVAEVGARFTLDAMPGKQMAIDADLNAGLITDEVAKQRRADVSAEADFYGAMDGASKFVKGDAIAGIIIIIINLVGGIAIGALQNGMAIGDALSHYGLLTIGDGLTTQIPALLMAVSTGMIVTRSGADTEMGAQAASQLGQSRIALAVAGTAAIGMGFIPGMPIVAFLLIGGALLLVAYRLGVAAKAEEARAALAEQQAAVVAPTDTTDDLLEQMRVHALEILLAPDLVDMVGGASDDLLGRVKALRRKIAVDLGIVVPPVRTRDSVDLPPATYSIRIAGVEAGRGQAPARSVLALGDALDGLPGTATVEPVFGLAGKWVPAEMRHSAEMTGATVIDRVSVLVTHLSSIIADNAARLLTREDVRVLTEGVKQVNAPAVDDLVPNMLSLAELQRVLQGLLSERIPINDLARICEGLTLRAKVSTDPEGLVEAARASLGPALTAQYLDARVLRVIMIDPTLEQSMLEGLRPSDQGTQILLDGHRVEQVLGSLREAVQSVEAQGLSAVLVCAPALRPAIHRLVSAQQNGLPVLSYQEATAAGSTIETVGVVRATDSIVA, from the coding sequence ATGAAGTCCACCCTGCCCAAGCTCGCCGTCCCGGTCGGCATCGTCGGCATCGTGCTGCTGCTCGTCGTGCCGGTGCCCGCGCCGATGCTCGACGTGCTGATCATCCTCAACATCCTGTTGGCGCTGGTGATCCTGCTGACGACGCTGTTCGTCAAGAAGCCGCTCGACTTCTCGGTCTTCCCGTCGCTGCTGCTCGTGGCGACGCTGTTCCGCCTCGGGCTCAACGTGGCCTCGACGCGCCTCGTGCTCGGCGACGGCTTCGCCGGCGACGTCATCGCCGCGTTCGGGCACGTCGCCGTGAGCGGCTCGATCATCATCGGCTCGGTGATCTTCCTGATCCTCGTCGTGATCCAGTTCGTGGTCGTGACCAAGGGTGCCGAGCGCGTCGCCGAGGTGGGCGCCCGGTTCACCCTCGACGCCATGCCGGGCAAGCAGATGGCCATCGACGCCGACCTCAACGCAGGCCTCATCACCGACGAGGTCGCCAAGCAGCGTCGCGCCGACGTCAGCGCCGAGGCCGACTTCTACGGCGCCATGGACGGTGCGTCGAAGTTCGTCAAGGGTGACGCGATCGCCGGCATCATCATCATCATCATCAACCTGGTCGGCGGCATCGCGATCGGCGCGCTGCAGAACGGCATGGCCATCGGCGACGCCCTCTCGCACTACGGACTGCTCACCATCGGCGACGGCCTGACCACGCAGATCCCCGCCCTGCTGATGGCCGTCTCGACCGGCATGATCGTCACCCGCTCGGGCGCCGACACCGAGATGGGCGCGCAGGCCGCGTCGCAGCTCGGCCAGTCGCGCATCGCGCTCGCCGTGGCCGGGACCGCCGCCATCGGCATGGGCTTCATCCCCGGCATGCCGATCGTCGCGTTCCTGCTGATCGGTGGGGCGCTGCTGCTCGTCGCCTACCGGCTCGGCGTGGCCGCCAAGGCCGAGGAGGCGCGCGCGGCCCTCGCGGAGCAGCAGGCGGCGGTCGTCGCCCCCACCGACACGACCGACGACCTGCTCGAGCAGATGCGGGTGCACGCGCTCGAGATCCTGCTCGCGCCCGACCTCGTCGACATGGTCGGGGGAGCGTCGGACGACCTGCTCGGCCGGGTCAAGGCCCTGCGTCGCAAGATCGCTGTCGACCTCGGCATCGTCGTGCCGCCCGTCCGCACCCGGGACAGCGTCGACCTGCCGCCGGCCACCTACTCGATCCGCATCGCGGGCGTCGAGGCCGGTCGCGGTCAGGCGCCGGCCCGCTCCGTGCTGGCCCTCGGCGACGCGCTCGACGGCCTGCCCGGCACCGCCACGGTCGAGCCGGTCTTCGGCCTCGCCGGCAAGTGGGTGCCCGCCGAGATGCGCCACAGTGCCGAGATGACCGGCGCCACGGTGATCGACCGCGTCTCGGTGCTCGTCACGCACCTGTCGTCGATCATCGCCGACAACGCCGCCCGACTGCTGACCCGCGAGGACGTCCGCGTGCTGACCGAGGGCGTCAAGCAGGTCAACGCCCCGGCCGTCGACGACCTCGTGCCGAACATGCTGTCGCTCGCCGAGCTGCAGCGCGTCCTCCAGGGCCTGCTGTCGGAGCGCATCCCGATCAACGACCTCGCGCGGATCTGCGAGGGGCTGACGCTGCGGGCGAAGGTGTCGACCGACCCGGAGGGGCTCGTCGAGGCGGCCCGCGCCTCCCTGGGCCCCGCGCTCACGGCGCAGTACCTCGACGCCCGCGTGCTGCGGGTCATCATGATCGACCCGACCCTCGAGCAGTCGATGCTCGAGGGGCTGCGACCGAGCGACCAGGGGACGCAGATCCTGCTCGACGGGCACCGGGTCGAGCAGGTGCTCGGGTCGCTGCGCGAGGCCGTGCAGTCGGTCGAGGCGCAGGGTCTCAGCGCGGTGCTGGTCTGCGCCCCGGCGTTGCGACCGGCCATCCACCGACTCGTGTCGGCGCAGCAGAACGGCCTGCCGGTGCTGTCGTACCAGGAGGCCACCGCCGCCGGCTCGACCATCGAGACCGTCGGCGTCGTCCGCGCGACCGACTCGATCGTGGCCTGA
- the csrA gene encoding carbon storage regulator CsrA, which produces MLVLTRKVGERIVIGDDIVITVLDSRGDGVRIGIDAPRGVKIQREEVIKAVTEANVEASKAPDDAEARLRAALGAPAPRADQ; this is translated from the coding sequence ATGCTGGTGCTGACACGCAAGGTCGGAGAACGCATCGTGATCGGCGACGACATCGTCATCACGGTGCTCGACTCCCGTGGCGACGGCGTGCGCATCGGGATCGACGCACCGCGCGGGGTCAAGATCCAGCGCGAAGAGGTCATCAAGGCCGTGACCGAGGCCAACGTCGAGGCGTCGAAGGCCCCCGACGACGCCGAGGCCCGCCTGCGTGCCGCCCTCGGCGCCCCCGCCCCCCGCGCCGACCAGTAG
- a CDS encoding spermidine synthase yields the protein MAAQHDDPPVEISIGAGLARVDEDRHRPGSYTLVVDGTPQSHVDLDDPTHLAFEYVRRIGHAVDLLPEGPVTALHLGAGALTLPRYVEATRPGSRQQVIELEADLVALVRETLPLPRGASIRVRYGDAREVMVKLPAGLRGTVDLLIVDVFGGSQIPAHVTSLEFYTAAAEFLSPTGMLIVNSADGAGLAFARGQASTLATVFEHVVAVADPATLKGRRFGNVVLIGSPSPLPTDRMPRLYSSDPLPAKVVHGRELRDFVAGAPVVTDATAVPSPEPSRSVFGAR from the coding sequence ATGGCCGCACAGCACGACGACCCGCCCGTCGAGATCTCGATCGGGGCAGGTCTCGCCCGCGTGGACGAGGACCGGCACCGCCCCGGTTCGTACACCCTCGTCGTCGACGGCACGCCCCAGTCGCACGTCGACCTCGACGACCCGACGCACCTGGCCTTCGAGTACGTCCGGCGCATCGGGCACGCCGTCGACCTGCTGCCCGAGGGGCCGGTCACCGCACTGCACCTCGGCGCCGGCGCCCTGACCCTTCCCCGCTACGTCGAGGCCACCCGACCGGGTTCGCGCCAGCAGGTGATCGAGCTCGAGGCCGACCTCGTGGCCCTGGTGCGAGAGACCCTGCCGCTGCCGCGGGGGGCCTCGATCCGGGTGCGCTACGGCGACGCCCGCGAGGTCATGGTGAAGCTGCCCGCCGGACTGCGCGGCACGGTCGACCTGCTGATCGTCGACGTGTTCGGTGGCTCGCAGATCCCCGCCCACGTCACGTCGCTCGAGTTCTACACGGCGGCGGCCGAGTTCCTGTCGCCGACCGGCATGCTGATCGTCAACTCGGCCGACGGCGCGGGGCTGGCCTTCGCCCGCGGCCAGGCGTCGACCCTCGCGACCGTGTTCGAGCACGTCGTCGCCGTGGCCGACCCCGCGACGCTCAAGGGCCGTCGCTTCGGCAACGTCGTGCTGATCGGTTCGCCGTCGCCGCTGCCGACCGACCGCATGCCCCGGCTCTACTCGTCGGACCCGCTGCCGGCCAAGGTCGTCCACGGCCGTGAGCTGCGCGACTTCGTCGCCGGGGCGCCCGTCGTCACCGACGCGACGGCCGTGCCCTCGCCCGAGCCGTCACGGAGCGTGTTCGGGGCGCGCTGA
- the rpoB gene encoding DNA-directed RNA polymerase subunit beta, giving the protein MAAANNASTNSPKNGRNASRLSFAKITDTLTVPDLLALQTESFDWLVGNDIWKDRLAEATEQGRTDLALHSGLEEIFEEISPIEDLGETMQLSFTAPELEEPKYTIDECKERGKTYAAPLYVNAEFMNHLTGEIKTQTVFMGDFPLMTERGTFIINGTERVVVSQLVRSPGVYFERASDKTSDKDIYSARVIPSRGAWLEFEIDKRDQVGVRIDRKRKQSVTVFLKALGLTSEEIMEEFKGFASIEATLEKDAILTKEEALKDIYRKLRPGEQVAAEAARALLDNFYFNHKRYDLAKVGRYKINRKLGIDAPLGDSVLTVDDIVATIKYLVSLHAEEKSMNGTRDGEPVQLRLDVDDIDHFGNRRIRAVGELIQNQVRTGLSRMERVVRERMTTQDIEAITPQTLINVRPVVAAIKEFFGTSQLSQFMDQNNPLSGLTHKRRLSALGPGGLSRERAGVEVRDVHPSHYGRMCPIETPEGPNIGLIGSLASFARINSFGFIETPYRRVEKGNVTTTIDYLTASEEDDYVVAQANAPLDDKFDFVDDKVLVRKKGGEVELVDKAEVDYMDVSPRQMVSVATSLIPFLEHDDANRALMGANMQRQAVPLVRSESPLVGTGMEGYTAIDAGDVVTADAAGVVSEVSADVVTVQLDDGGTQDYYLRKFDRSNQGASYNHRVIVDAGQRVEVGEVIADGPATENGELALGKNLLVAFMPWEGYNYEDAMILSQNLIKDDTLSSIHIEEYEVDARDTKLGKEEITRDLPNVSPDLLADLDERGIIRIGAEVRPGDILVGKVTPKGETELSAEERLLRAIFNEKSREVRDTSLKVPHGEQGTVIGVKVFDSQDGDDELGSGVNQRVVVFIAQKRKITAGDKLAGRHGNKGVISTILPVEDMPFLADGTPVDIILNPLGVPGRMNFGQVLEIHLGWIAAQGWNVEGVQEWAKNLPEEALSAAPGTKVATPVFDGAAEREIEGLLDSTLPTRDGERLIGSSGKARLFDGRSGEPFPNPISVGYMYILKLHHLVDDKIHARSTGPYSMITQQPLGGKAQFGGQRFGEMEVWALEAYGAAYALQELLTIKSDDILGRVKVYEAIVKGENIQEPGIPESFKVLIKEMQSLCLNVEVLSADGQTVSLRDTDDEVFRAAEELGINISSRFESSNVDEI; this is encoded by the coding sequence TTGGCTGCTGCGAACAACGCATCCACCAACTCACCCAAGAACGGTCGCAACGCATCGCGGCTCTCGTTCGCCAAGATCACCGACACGCTGACGGTCCCCGACCTGCTGGCACTCCAGACCGAGAGCTTCGACTGGCTCGTCGGCAACGACATCTGGAAGGACCGCCTCGCCGAGGCGACCGAGCAGGGTCGCACCGACCTGGCCCTCCACTCGGGCCTGGAAGAGATCTTCGAAGAGATCTCGCCGATCGAAGACCTCGGCGAGACCATGCAGCTCTCGTTCACGGCCCCCGAGCTCGAAGAGCCCAAGTACACGATCGACGAGTGCAAAGAGCGTGGCAAGACCTACGCCGCACCGCTCTACGTGAACGCCGAGTTCATGAACCACCTCACCGGTGAGATCAAGACCCAGACGGTCTTCATGGGCGACTTCCCGCTCATGACCGAGCGTGGCACGTTCATCATCAACGGCACCGAGCGTGTCGTCGTCTCGCAGCTCGTCCGCAGCCCGGGCGTCTACTTCGAGCGCGCCTCCGACAAGACCAGCGACAAGGACATCTACTCGGCTCGCGTCATCCCGAGCCGTGGTGCCTGGCTCGAGTTCGAGATCGACAAGCGCGACCAGGTCGGCGTGCGCATCGACCGCAAGCGCAAGCAGAGCGTGACCGTCTTCCTCAAGGCCCTCGGCCTGACGAGCGAAGAGATCATGGAGGAGTTCAAGGGCTTCGCCTCGATCGAGGCCACCCTCGAGAAGGACGCCATCCTCACCAAGGAAGAGGCGCTCAAGGACATCTACCGCAAGCTCCGTCCGGGCGAGCAGGTCGCTGCCGAGGCCGCGCGTGCGCTCCTCGACAACTTCTACTTCAACCACAAGCGCTACGACCTGGCCAAGGTGGGTCGCTACAAGATCAACCGCAAGCTCGGCATCGACGCGCCCCTGGGCGACTCGGTCCTGACCGTCGACGACATCGTCGCGACGATCAAGTACCTCGTGTCGCTGCACGCCGAAGAGAAGTCGATGAACGGCACGCGCGACGGCGAGCCCGTCCAGCTGCGCCTCGACGTCGACGACATCGACCACTTCGGCAACCGTCGCATCCGCGCGGTCGGCGAGCTGATCCAGAACCAGGTCCGCACCGGTCTGTCGCGCATGGAGCGCGTCGTCCGTGAGCGCATGACCACGCAGGACATCGAGGCGATCACGCCGCAGACCCTGATCAACGTGCGCCCCGTCGTCGCCGCGATCAAGGAGTTCTTCGGCACCTCGCAGCTCTCGCAGTTCATGGACCAGAACAACCCGCTCTCGGGACTGACGCACAAGCGTCGTCTGAGCGCGCTCGGCCCCGGCGGTCTGTCGCGTGAGCGCGCCGGCGTCGAGGTCCGCGACGTCCACCCCTCGCACTACGGCCGCATGTGCCCGATCGAGACCCCTGAAGGCCCGAACATCGGCCTGATCGGCTCGCTCGCGTCCTTCGCGCGCATCAACTCGTTCGGCTTCATCGAGACGCCCTACCGTCGCGTGGAGAAGGGCAACGTCACCACGACGATCGACTACCTCACCGCCTCCGAAGAGGACGACTACGTCGTCGCCCAGGCGAACGCGCCCCTCGACGACAAGTTCGACTTCGTCGACGACAAGGTGCTCGTCCGCAAGAAGGGCGGCGAGGTCGAGCTCGTCGACAAGGCCGAGGTCGACTACATGGACGTCTCGCCGCGCCAGATGGTGTCGGTGGCCACGTCGCTGATCCCGTTCCTCGAGCACGACGACGCGAACCGCGCCCTCATGGGTGCGAACATGCAGCGTCAGGCCGTCCCGCTCGTCCGCAGCGAGAGCCCCCTCGTCGGCACCGGCATGGAGGGCTACACCGCGATCGACGCCGGTGACGTCGTCACCGCCGACGCCGCGGGCGTGGTCTCCGAGGTGTCGGCCGACGTCGTCACCGTCCAGCTCGACGACGGCGGCACGCAGGACTACTACCTGCGCAAGTTCGACCGCTCGAACCAGGGCGCCAGCTACAACCACCGCGTGATCGTCGACGCCGGCCAGCGCGTCGAGGTCGGCGAGGTCATCGCCGACGGTCCCGCGACCGAGAACGGCGAGCTCGCGCTCGGCAAGAACCTGCTCGTCGCGTTCATGCCCTGGGAGGGCTACAACTACGAGGACGCGATGATCCTGTCGCAGAACCTCATCAAGGACGACACGCTCTCGTCGATCCACATCGAAGAGTACGAAGTCGACGCCCGCGACACGAAGCTCGGCAAGGAGGAGATCACCCGTGATCTCCCCAACGTCAGCCCCGACCTGCTGGCCGACCTCGACGAGCGCGGCATCATCCGCATCGGTGCCGAGGTGCGCCCCGGCGACATCCTCGTCGGCAAGGTCACGCCCAAGGGCGAGACCGAGCTCAGCGCCGAAGAGCGCCTGCTGCGCGCGATCTTCAACGAGAAGAGCCGTGAGGTCCGCGACACGTCCCTGAAGGTGCCCCACGGCGAGCAGGGAACGGTCATCGGCGTCAAGGTCTTCGACTCGCAAGACGGCGACGACGAACTCGGCTCGGGCGTCAACCAGCGCGTCGTCGTCTTCATCGCCCAGAAGCGCAAGATCACGGCGGGCGACAAGCTCGCCGGTCGTCACGGCAACAAGGGCGTCATCTCGACGATCCTGCCCGTCGAGGACATGCCGTTCCTCGCGGACGGCACGCCGGTCGACATCATCCTCAACCCGCTCGGCGTCCCCGGTCGGATGAACTTCGGCCAGGTGCTCGAGATCCACCTCGGGTGGATCGCGGCGCAGGGCTGGAACGTCGAGGGCGTCCAGGAGTGGGCGAAGAACCTGCCCGAAGAGGCGCTCAGCGCCGCTCCCGGCACGAAGGTCGCCACCCCGGTGTTCGACGGTGCCGCCGAGCGCGAGATCGAGGGTCTGCTCGACTCGACCCTGCCGACCCGCGACGGTGAGCGTCTGATCGGTTCGTCCGGCAAGGCGCGCCTGTTCGACGGTCGCTCGGGTGAGCCGTTCCCGAACCCGATCTCGGTCGGTTACATGTACATCCTGAAGCTGCACCACCTCGTCGACGACAAGATCCACGCGCGTTCGACGGGCCCGTACTCGATGATCACGCAGCAGCCGCTGGGTGGTAAGGCACAGTTCGGTGGCCAGCGCTTCGGTGAGATGGAGGTCTGGGCCCTCGAGGCCTACGGCGCCGCGTACGCGCTGCAAGAGCTCCTGACCATCAAGTCGGACGACATCCTCGGCCGCGTGAAGGTGTACGAAGCCATCGTCAAGGGCGAGAACATCCAGGAGCCCGGCATCCCCGAGAGCTTCAAGGTCCTCATCAAAGAGATGCAGTCGCTCTGCCTGAACGTCGAGGTCCTCTCGGCCGACGGCCAGACGGTCAGCCTGCGCGACACGGACGACGAGGTCTTCCGTGCCGCCGAAGAGCTCGGCATCAACATCTCCTCCCGCTTCGAATCGTCGAACGTCGACGAGATCTAA
- a CDS encoding DNA-directed RNA polymerase subunit beta', with translation MIEATTFDELRIGLATAENIRAWSHGEVKKPETINYRTLKPEKDGLFGEQIFGPSRDWECACGKYKRVRFKGIVCERCGVEVTKSSVRRERMGHIELAAPVTHIWYFKGVPSRLGYLLDMAPKDLEKVIYFAAYMVISIDEEGRHADMPGLENELRLEIKQLESQRDTRIADRLQKLEDDLAVLEEEGAKSDQKRRAKDGAEKEMSQTRKSFDEDINRLERVWEDFRNLKVGDLKPEDAVFHELQDRFGIYFEAHMGAEAIKKRLEGFDLTTEAENLHLQISEGKGQKKIRAIKRLRVVSSFLATGNSPAAMVLDVVPVIPPELRPMVQLDGGRFATSDLNDLYRRVINRNNRLRRLLDLGAPEIIVNNEKRMLQEAVDALFDNGRRGRPVTGTGNRALKSLSDMLKGKQGRFRQNLLGKRVDYSGRSVIIVGPTLKLHQCGLPKQMALELFKPFVIKRLIDLSHAQNIKSAKRMVERSRPQVWDVLEEIIRERPVLLNRAPTLHRLGIQAFEPQLVEGKAIQLHPLVCAAFNADFDGDQMAVHLPLSVEAQAEARILMLASNNILKPSDGRPVTLPAQDMIIGLHYLTTVTEGAEGEGRAFSSVAEAILAKDQGTLDLNAMVKIRMNGVHFAEGEAPEGYEVGQDILLETTLGRALFNENLPADYPFVQQVTDKGMLSTIVNDLAERYPKVAVAAALDNIKDAGFYWASRSGVTVALSDVLTPPRKPEIVAGYEKQAAAVQSEFDKGLISDAERRADLIKIWTEATNEVAAEMRANFPIDNTINRMVTSGARGNWLQVRNIAGMRGLVNNPKGDIIPRPIISSYREGLSVAEYFIATHGARKGLADTALRTADSGYLTRRLVDVSQDVIIREDDCGTSRGLEMPIAAPDANGVMVRDATVENTVFARSLAAAAVDAKGTVLAEAGADVGDVLIDELVAAGVETIKVRSVLTCEAAVGVCAQCYGRSLATGNLVDIGEAVGIIAAQSIGEPGTQLTMRTFHTGGSASADDITQGLPRVTELFEARTPKGASPIADSAGRITIEDTDKARRVILQPDNGDEEVIYPVLKRSTLLVEDGQHVELGEQIIAGAVDPKEVLRVKGVRAVQQHLVGGVQDVYRSQGVPIHDKHIEVIVRQMLRKVTVVDHADTDLLPGELVDRSKYNEINRAALTEGKRTASARQEVMGITKASLATESWLSAASFQETTRVLTQAAMEGKSDPLVGLKENVIIGKLIPAGTGLSRYRDVSVEATEEAKAERYPNRVFTDDASFNEADLSFVDFDSFSSDDFTPGTYN, from the coding sequence TTGATCGAAGCAACAACTTTCGATGAGCTGCGGATCGGCCTCGCCACTGCCGAGAACATCCGCGCCTGGTCGCACGGTGAGGTCAAGAAGCCGGAGACCATCAACTACCGCACGCTGAAGCCCGAGAAGGACGGCCTCTTCGGAGAGCAGATCTTCGGGCCGTCGCGTGACTGGGAGTGCGCGTGCGGCAAGTACAAGCGCGTCCGCTTCAAGGGCATCGTCTGCGAGCGCTGCGGCGTCGAGGTCACGAAGTCGTCCGTGCGTCGTGAGCGCATGGGCCACATCGAGCTCGCCGCTCCCGTCACGCACATCTGGTACTTCAAGGGCGTCCCCTCGCGCTTGGGCTACCTGCTCGACATGGCACCGAAGGACCTCGAGAAGGTCATCTACTTCGCGGCCTACATGGTCATCTCGATCGACGAAGAGGGCCGTCACGCCGACATGCCCGGGCTCGAGAACGAGCTCCGCCTCGAGATCAAGCAGCTCGAGTCGCAGCGCGACACGCGCATCGCCGACCGCCTCCAGAAGCTCGAGGACGACCTGGCCGTCCTCGAGGAAGAAGGCGCGAAGAGCGACCAGAAGCGTCGTGCGAAGGACGGCGCCGAGAAAGAGATGTCGCAGACGCGCAAGTCGTTCGACGAGGACATCAACCGCCTCGAGCGCGTCTGGGAGGACTTCCGCAACCTCAAGGTCGGCGACCTCAAGCCCGAGGACGCCGTCTTCCACGAGCTGCAGGACCGCTTCGGCATCTACTTCGAGGCCCACATGGGCGCCGAGGCGATCAAGAAGCGCCTCGAGGGCTTCGACCTCACCACCGAGGCCGAGAACCTCCACCTGCAGATCTCCGAGGGCAAGGGTCAGAAGAAGATCCGCGCCATCAAGCGCCTGCGCGTCGTGAGCTCGTTCCTGGCCACCGGCAACTCGCCGGCCGCCATGGTCCTCGACGTCGTCCCGGTCATCCCGCCCGAGCTGCGCCCGATGGTGCAATTGGACGGTGGCCGCTTCGCGACCAGCGACCTGAACGACCTCTACCGTCGCGTGATCAACCGCAACAACCGCCTCCGTCGCCTGCTCGACCTCGGTGCTCCCGAGATCATCGTGAACAACGAGAAGCGCATGCTGCAAGAGGCCGTCGACGCCCTGTTCGACAACGGTCGTCGCGGTCGTCCCGTCACGGGTACCGGCAACCGCGCCCTGAAGTCCCTGAGCGACATGCTCAAGGGAAAGCAGGGTCGCTTCCGCCAGAACCTGCTCGGCAAGCGCGTCGACTACTCGGGTCGTTCGGTCATCATCGTCGGCCCGACGCTGAAGCTGCACCAGTGCGGTCTGCCCAAGCAGATGGCCCTCGAGCTGTTCAAGCCGTTCGTCATCAAGCGCCTGATCGACCTGAGCCACGCTCAGAACATCAAGTCGGCCAAGCGCATGGTCGAGCGTTCGCGCCCGCAGGTCTGGGACGTCCTCGAAGAGATCATCCGCGAGCGCCCCGTGCTGCTGAACCGTGCGCCCACGCTGCACCGTCTCGGCATCCAGGCGTTCGAGCCCCAGCTGGTCGAGGGCAAGGCCATCCAGCTGCACCCGCTCGTCTGCGCGGCGTTCAACGCCGACTTCGACGGTGACCAGATGGCCGTGCACCTGCCGCTGTCCGTCGAGGCCCAGGCCGAGGCGCGCATCCTGATGCTCGCGTCGAACAACATCCTGAAGCCGTCCGACGGCCGTCCGGTGACCCTGCCCGCACAGGACATGATCATCGGTCTGCACTACCTCACGACGGTCACCGAGGGTGCCGAGGGTGAAGGCCGAGCCTTCTCGTCGGTCGCCGAGGCGATCCTCGCGAAGGACCAGGGCACGCTCGACCTCAACGCGATGGTCAAGATCCGCATGAACGGCGTGCACTTCGCCGAGGGCGAGGCTCCCGAGGGCTACGAGGTCGGGCAGGACATCCTGCTCGAGACGACCCTCGGTCGCGCGCTCTTCAACGAGAACCTGCCGGCGGACTACCCGTTCGTCCAGCAGGTGACCGACAAGGGCATGCTCTCGACGATCGTCAACGACCTCGCCGAGCGCTACCCGAAGGTCGCCGTCGCGGCGGCACTCGACAACATCAAGGACGCGGGCTTCTACTGGGCCTCGCGTTCGGGTGTCACCGTCGCGCTGTCCGACGTGCTCACGCCTCCGCGCAAGCCCGAGATCGTCGCGGGTTACGAGAAGCAGGCCGCCGCCGTGCAGTCCGAGTTCGACAAGGGCTTGATCTCGGACGCCGAGCGTCGCGCCGACCTGATCAAGATCTGGACGGAGGCCACGAACGAGGTCGCCGCCGAGATGCGCGCGAACTTCCCGATCGACAACACCATCAACCGCATGGTGACGTCGGGTGCTCGTGGTAACTGGCTGCAGGTGCGCAACATCGCCGGCATGCGAGGCCTGGTGAACAACCCGAAGGGTGACATCATCCCCCGCCCGATCATCTCCTCGTACCGTGAGGGTCTGTCGGTGGCCGAGTACTTCATCGCGACGCACGGTGCCCGCAAGGGTCTGGCCGACACGGCCCTCCGTACGGCCGACTCGGGGTACCTGACCCGTCGTCTCGTCGACGTGTCGCAGGACGTCATCATCCGTGAGGACGACTGCGGCACCTCGCGTGGCCTCGAGATGCCGATCGCCGCACCCGACGCCAACGGCGTCATGGTGCGCGACGCGACCGTCGAGAACACCGTGTTCGCACGGTCGCTCGCGGCTGCCGCGGTGGACGCGAAGGGCACGGTGCTGGCCGAGGCCGGCGCCGACGTCGGAGACGTCCTGATCGACGAGCTCGTGGCGGCCGGTGTCGAGACCATCAAGGTCCGCTCCGTCCTCACCTGCGAGGCCGCCGTCGGTGTCTGCGCCCAGTGCTACGGCCGCTCGCTGGCCACCGGCAACCTGGTCGACATCGGTGAGGCCGTCGGCATCATCGCGGCCCAGTCGATCGGTGAGCCCGGCACGCAGCTGACCATGCGTACCTTCCACACCGGTGGTTCGGCCTCGGCCGACGACATCACGCAGGGTCTGCCCCGCGTGACCGAGCTGTTCGAGGCGCGTACCCCCAAGGGTGCGTCCCCGATCGCCGACTCGGCCGGTCGCATCACGATCGAGGACACCGACAAGGCTCGCCGCGTCATCCTGCAGCCCGACAACGGCGACGAAGAAGTGATCTACCCCGTGCTCAAGCGTTCGACCCTCCTCGTCGAGGACGGTCAGCACGTCGAGCTCGGTGAGCAGATCATCGCCGGTGCGGTGGACCCGAAAGAGGTCCTGCGCGTCAAGGGCGTCCGTGCGGTGCAGCAGCACCTCGTGGGTGGCGTCCAGGACGTCTACCGCTCGCAGGGCGTGCCGATCCACGACAAGCACATCGAGGTCATCGTCCGTCAGATGCTCCGCAAGGTCACCGTCGTCGACCACGCCGACACCGACCTGCTGCCCGGTGAGCTCGTCGACCGGTCGAAGTACAACGAGATCAACCGTGCGGCACTGACCGAGGGCAAGCGGACCGCGTCCGCTCGTCAAGAGGTCATGGGCATCACGAAGGCCTCGCTGGCGACCGAGTCGTGGCTGTCCGCCGCGTCCTTCCAGGAGACGACCCGCGTCCTGACGCAGGCCGCCATGGAAGGCAAGAGCGACCCGCTGGTCGGTCTGAAGGAGAACGTCATCATCGGAAAGCTCATCCCCGCGGGCACCGGCCTGTCGCGTTACCGCGACGTGTCGGTCGAGGCGACGGAAGAAGCGAAGGCGGAGCGGTACCCCAACCGCGTCTTCACCGACGACGCGTCGTTCAACGAAGCCGACCTGAGCTTCGTGGACTTCGACTCCTTCTCGTCGGACGACTTCACCCCCGGCACCTACAACTGA